In the Naumovozyma dairenensis CBS 421 chromosome 4, complete genome genome, one interval contains:
- the HSL1 gene encoding protein kinase HSL1 (similar to Saccharomyces cerevisiae HSL1 (YKL101W); ancestral locus Anc_2.479) — translation MTSVVSRNKYHDTNIAAQNAAKAAMSRKINNENINPKINNNILSSKKSTQHLERVVQSVNDATKRLSQQDSQFTTNTNTKSSKRKSRDTVGPWKLGKTLGKGSSGRVRLAKNVETGQLAAIKIVPKRNKFVMKNSNSNISFMSATSSASNSASLVSNIGLKDKNSNTNNNDTNNNYNNNNNNNNNSNNNNNIQNNTYGIEREIVIMKLISHPNVMGLYEVWENKSELYLILEYVDGGELFDYLVSRGKLPEAEAIHYFKQIIQGVSYCHSFNICHRDLKPENLLIDKKKKSIKIADFGMAALELPKKLLQTSCGSPHYASPEIVMGKSYHGGPSDVWSCGIILFALLTGHLPFNDDNIKKLLLKVQAGKYQMPKNLSDEAKDLISRILVVSPSKRLTTVEILNHPLILKYEKSSKKKHMVKGKSNSDLHLLDSISPENITLNSRMDIDESILKNLQILWHGTSRDIIIAKLLQKPISEEKLFYSLLLQYKQRHSAKPVVKPAERESLPTATIISSLSHTPMKQKNLPSVAPNVKSNQKEESNVEDSYTVEDVEGNAPMVTQKSQFSLHPFKNEVPSMVPAIPIFTASNSRSFKLSPSMASFKSRVPSTCSSSNLLLIKSPSKRALNTSTPLASPKRTLQPSVSIKSLRTSSSKKSLYVKKVRRTLQNSESKRSLYSLQSISKRSINLKEFIAEDIALPTNTNIPVSSSNRSLESNNNDFEILCEQILFGNALNKIMEEEEEEEGKRRKRFGTGALSNIEQVTYSEQNIREENAQDNDTITNFGSINETITSSIGTHIAKSSDIDGLSPGMKPAFPFHNNSTQVKNNTVSENNKSDRLVLKNITNTYGPNEHEKSTEMHSKNKPVSALPSIEKNGHQMSNYNPLRMTSEPNAPAVPHSLDPRRNFSQPSREQNSNIFASLLKNTKRKPSLPNNFQKNVRKQDDWKTGRESIFVVDPQIGIANSQHLSKTSTRNSKDVDTTAPSILAQSSIIQKPLLSLPSGLLNQSMTFKNLNDFLSDDSNNPDLLYNSRRSSQLLQSTPIHHNQMGSVIHRDPTSQKLHTVIMEKEEGPSFVPTPHNLDIETASADMNEFSDLSYAMEIPTNTFTAQAVKITNNTDINQYGFGSDMKSTRIHTPIANHSGVNIFEDPIIETSSSETSSSETDSQDNPYKKVVSIDTVNTAHIVTSPRANVRISLYANNNINQSFPRETTEQIISKFKLTPEKTKTDNLLDKRFSDLLTREEKDDISGSVLSMFKDLDEGDEDVQREKQSDILRLNKKNNLKNESAEKNRITMLFDDEERREEGAEIYKEMGSMDHNEPEVTKPSDRNTTKHVSVVPDVAVQMEDVMDNEHIINDSNKTIEDKRPKKKSVVKPQTDFVKKTEPVPIAHKQSWFSKLFGGFKTNTSKSKLTEHHVTNIPFDDVHMLSLGEFGKKGIDFQLKELDRKGNKERVEYDCRFSKGNFKFKLSIGTINNKSTVITIKKKGKNYSPESEATFINFNRDVNALLKSMEKKNQSS, via the coding sequence ATGACATCCGTCGTCTCTAGAAACAAATATCACGATACCAATATCGCAGCTCAAAACGCTGCTAAAGCAGCCATGTCAAGGAAAATCAATAATGAGAACATAAatccaaaaataaataacaatatattatcCAGTAAAAAATCGACTCAACATTTAGAACGAGTAGTTCAATCAGTCAACGATGCCACGAAAAGATTATCACAACAGGACTCTCAATTCACAActaatacaaatacaaaatcatctaaaagaaaatcaagaGATACAGTGGGCCCATGGAAACTAGGTAAAACACTGGGTAAAGGTTCGTCAGGAAGAGTTCGCTTGGCTAAAAATGTGGAAACTGGTCAATTAGCTGCCATTAAGATTGTACCAAAGAGAAATAAATTCgttatgaaaaattcaaattcaaacatCTCTTTCATGTCTGCAACTTCTTCTGCTTCTAATTCTGCATCCTTGGTGTCTAATATTGGattgaaagataaaaatagtaacactaataataatgatactaATAACAActacaataacaacaacaacaataacaataatagtaataataataataatattcaaaataatacctATGGGATCGAAAGGGAAATTGTAATCATGAAACTCATCTCTCATCCAAATGTAATGGGGCTTTATGAAGTGTGGGAGAATAAATCtgaattatatttgattttagAATACGTAGACGGTGGTGAATTATTCGATTATTTAGTCTCTAGGGGTAAATTACCGGAAGCTGAAGcaattcattatttcaaaCAAATTATACAAGGTGTTTCATATTGTCATTCTTTTAACATTTGCCATCGTGATTTAAAACcagaaaatttattgatagataagaaaaagaaatccATTAAAATCGCTGATTTCGGAATGGCTGCTTTGGAATTACCTAAGAAATTATTGCAAACATCATGTGGTTCCCCACATTATGCATCACCAGAAATTGTTATGGGTAAATCGTATCATGGTGGTCCAAGCGATGTTTGGTCATGTGGGATTATTTTATTTGCACTTCTAACAGGCCATCTACCAttcaatgatgataatattaaaaaattattattgaaagttCAAGCTGGGAAATATCAAATGCCTAAAAATTTAAGTGATGAAGCTAAAGATCTTATTTCCAGAATTCTAGTTGTTAGTCCTTCCAAAAGATTGACTACTGTTGAAATATTAAACCATCCTTTAATCttaaaatatgaaaaatcatCCAAAAAGAAGCATATGGTCAAGGGTAAATCTAACTCAGACCTTCATTTGCTAGATTCAATATCACCGGAAAACATCACTCTAAATTCAAGAATGGATATAGATGAatcaatattgaaaaatttacagATATTATGGCATGGTACATCTCGTGATATAATCATCGCAAAGTTATTACAGAAACCAATATCTgaggaaaaattattttactCTCTTTTGTTACAATATAAACAACGTCATTCAGCTAAACCAGTGGTTAAACCAGCCGAACGGGAATCATTACCAACAGCTACAATTATATCATCACTTTCGCATACTCcaatgaaacaaaagaatCTTCCCTCTGTAGCACCAAACGTAAAAAGCAatcaaaaagaagaatccAACGTCGAAGATAGCTATACAGTAGAAGATGTAGAAGGAAATGCTCCTATGGTAACTCAGAAATCACAATTCAGCCTACATCCTTTCAAAAACGAAGTGCCTTCAATGGTGCCGGCAATACCTATTTTTACAGCATCCAATTCACGTAGTTTCAAGCTAAGTCCGTCAATGGCATCTTTTAAGTCAAGAGTACCATCAACATGCTCATCGTCCAATCTCCTATTGATTAAGTCACCATCCAAAAGGGCGTTAAATACTTCTACCCCACTTGCGAGCCCGAAAAGAACTCTACAACCAAGTGTATCAATCAAATCATTACGTACCTCTTCATCAAAGAAATCACTGTATGTAAAGAAAGTTAGAAGAACGTTACAAAACTCTGAATCTAAGAgatcattatattcattacaATCAATCTCTAAACGTTCTATTAATCTAAAGGAGTTCATCGCTGAAGATATTGCGCTGCCTACGAATACAAATATTCCTGTCTCATCATCTAACCGCTCTCTagaatcaaataataatgattttgaaatattatgtgagcaaatattatttggtaatgctttgaataaaattatggaagaagaagaagaagaagaaggaaaaagaagaaaaagatttGGAACAGGGGCACTGTCAAACATAGAACAAGTTACATATAGTGAACAAAATAtaagagaagaaaatgcTCAAGACAATGATACAATCACTAATTTTGGTTCTATTAACGAAACAATAACATCGTCAATAGGTACACATATCGCTAAAAGTTCCGATATCGATGGTCTTTCTCCAGGTATGAAACCCGCATTCCCTTTTCACAATAATTCAACCCaagtaaaaaataatacagtTAGtgagaataataaatctgaTAGATTAGTActtaaaaatattacaaaCACCTACGGTCCAAACGAGCATGAAAAATCAACCGAAATGCATTCGAAAAATAAACCAGTGTCTGCTTTACCCAGCATTGAGAAAAATGGCCATCAAATGTCAAACTACAACCCTCTACGCATGACTTCAGAACCAAACGCTCCTGCTGTACCACATTCCTTAGATCCTCGCCGTAATTTCTCTCAACCTAGTAGAGAACAAAACTCAAATATCTTTGCATCGTTATTGAAGAATACCAAAAGAAAGCCATCGCTGCCGAATAACTTCCAGAAGAACGTAAGAAAACAAGATGATTGGAAAACTGGCAGAGAATCAATATTTGTTGTAGATCCCCAAATTGGTATTGCCAATTCTCAACATTTATCTAAGACAAGTACTAGGAATTCAAAAGATGTCGACACTACCGCTCCAAGTATACTAGCTCAATCCAGCATAATTCAAAAACCACTATTATCCCTACCTTCTGGTTTGCTAAATCAATCCATGACTTTCAAAAATCTCAATGACTTCTTGTCAGATGACTCTAATAATCCAGATCTTCTATACAATTCGAGAAGGTCGAGTCAACTTCTCCAATCAACTCCGATCCATCATAATCAAATGGGTAGCGTTATCCATCGTGATCCGACAAGTCAAAAGCTACATACTGTTATTATGGAAAAAGAAGAGGGCCCTTCCTTTGTCCCAACACCTCATAACTTAGACATCGAAACAGCCTCCGCCGACATGAATGAATTTTCTGACTTGTCTTATGCCATGGAAATCCCAACGAATACATTCACAGCACAAGCAGTTAAGATAACTAATAATACAGACATTAACCAATACGGTTTTGGAAGTGATATGAAGTCTACAAGGATACATACACCAATAGCGAATCATTCAGGAgtcaatatttttgaagacCCAATCATTGAAACAAGCTCATCTGAGACATCCTCATCAGAAACTGATTCACAAGATAATCCTTACAAGAAAGTGGTTTCCATTGATACAGTCAATACGGCTCATATCGTCACGTCGCCAAGAGCTAATGTTAGAATCAGTTTATatgcaaataataatattaatcaATCTTTCCCAAGAGAAACCACTgaacaaataatatcaaaatttaaattgaCTCCAGAGAAAACGAAAACCGATAATTTGCTAGACAAGAGATTTTCAGATTTATTGACaagagaagagaaagaTGATATCTCTGGGAGCGTTTTGTCTATGTTCAAAGATCTTGATGAAGGTGATGAAGATGTTCAAAGAGAAAAGCAAAGTGATATATTAAGGctgaacaagaagaataatttaaagaatGAGTCAGcagaaaaaaatagaattaCAATGTTATTTGATGACGAGGAGAGGAGAGAAGAAGGTGCGGAAATATACAAAGAAATGGGATCTATGGACCATAATGAGCCTGAAGTTACAAAGCCTAGTGATAGAAATACCACAAAGCACGTATCTGTAGTTCCAGATGTTGCTGTTCAAATGGAAGATGTTATGGACAATGAGCATATAATCAACGATTCGAATAAAACTATTGAAGACAAAAgaccaaagaaaaaatcagTTGTTAAACCTCAAACCGATTTTGTAAAAAAGACTGAACCAGTCCCAATAGCACATAAACAGAGCTGGTTTTCCAAGTTATTTGGTGGATTCAAAACCAATACGAGCAAGTCAAAATTAACCGAGCATCATGTAACGAACATTCCGTTTGATGATGTTCATATGTTATCTCTAGGTGAGTTCGGAAAGAAAGGTATTGATTTCCAACTAAAGGAATTAGATAGAAAAGGTAATAAAGAACGAGTAGAATATGACTGTCGATTCTCAAAAGgtaattttaaattcaaactCAGTATTGGGACCATTAATAACAAATCTACTGTAATAACGATTAAGAAGAAAGGTAAGAACTACAGTCCAGAATCAGAAGCTacttttattaattttaacAGAGATGTCAATGCATTACTCAAATCGatggaaaagaagaacCAATCATCTTAA
- the UTP11 gene encoding rRNA-processing protein UTP11 (similar to Saccharomyces cerevisiae UTP11 (YKL099C); ancestral locus Anc_2.482): MAKLVHDVQKKQHRERSQLNSRSRLGFLEKHKDYVKRAQDYHRKENTLKILRSKVKERNPDEYYHAMHSRRVDAKGLLVTSRRGEDEDESLSTDQVKLLKTQDSNYVRTLRQVELKKLENKSKTLMFSASGNHTVFVDNRDDFKSFNAEEHFGTTTELLTRNENRLTKEQLIHSALMNPSGNIASSSAIMPRESLNKKKLKKFKIVKQHLERENQLKEVQSRMDMQREVMKKGSKKKIIDTRGKVSFKWKKQRKR, translated from the coding sequence atgGCTAAACTGGTTCATGATGTGCAAAAGAAACAACACAGGGAACGTTCTCAATTGAATAGTCGTTCAAGACTTGGGTTCTTGGAGAAACATAAAGATTATGTTAAACGTGCCCAAGATTATCACAGAAAGGAAAATACTTTGAAGATACTTAGAAGTAAAGTGAAGGAAAGAAATCCAGATGAATATTACCATGCTATGCATTCAAGGAGGGTCGATGCTAAGGGACTTTTAGTGACCAGCCGTCGCGgcgaagatgaagatgaatcaTTATCTACTGATCAGGTTAAGCTACTGAAAACTCAAGATAGTAATTACGTTAGAACCTTAAGGCAGgtagaattgaaaaaattggaaaataaatccAAGACTTTGATGTTTTCAGCCAGTGGGAATCACACAGTTTTTGTTGATAATAGAGATGATTTCAAAAGCTTTAATGCAGAAGAGCATTTCGGGACGACTACTGAACTTCTAACgagaaatgaaaatagaTTAACGAAGGAACAGTTGATACATAGTGCGTTAATGAATCCATCTGGCAATATAGCATCTTCATCTGCTATTATGCCGAGAGAGTCcttaaataaaaagaaactaaaaaaattcaagattgTTAAACAACATTTGGAAAGagaaaatcaattgaaagagGTACAAAGTAGGATGGATATGCAAAGGGAAGTCATGAAAAAGGGatccaagaagaaaattattgataCAAGGGGAAAAGTTTCTTTTAAATGGAAGAAACAACGTAAACGTTAA
- the MTC2 gene encoding Mtc2p (similar to Saccharomyces cerevisiae YKL098W; ancestral locus Anc_2.483) gives MDANYKLVDFQTCFRYSVAAKRSFLCICQVGDKKPEDIIKMTIENDYSCGQKAASCTVVSKISDLQTSYEEKDLSAESDDDKIVISIIPNMNTLPSSDQLNLVRIMNAIKVSNEKNPKAQTHVIIGIITWDKATYRREEKGSRRAILGKDLAILQPCIKLDDWLKHKFWLACSEPKVSTHGKTVPVCSNSSQDTASISPGSSIDSGTESSGSAGTIQLLHEVHSSYSDVYLQPVVRKYILDIIVHIRMHRLSYRAKGGGAHMDSLKDVIQLSKLISINGGKKYIIPRYIKQAAAWYFPMHLNLINKPERDNSILYGSKIRLVNELLDKIIKVKSYEVEELENPLFLESLVVQDVLKKVIPPV, from the coding sequence ATGGATGCAAATTACAAATTAGTAGATTTTCAGACGTGTTTTCGATATAGTGTTGCTGCCAAGAGAAGTTTTTTATGCATTTGTCAAGTAGGAGACAAGAAGCCGGAggatattattaagatgactattgaaaatgattattCATGTGGACAGAAGGCAGCTTCATGTACTGTTGtatcaaaaatatcagATCTTCAAACAAGCTATGAAGAGAAAGATTTGAGTGCCGAAAGTGATGATGACAAGATTGTGATATCTATTATTCCTAACATGAATACTTTACCATCGTCTGATCAACTCAATTTAGTAAGAATTATGAATGCTATTAAAGTTTCCAATGAGAAGAATCCGAAAGCGCAAACACACGTCATTATAGGGATTATTACTTGGGATAAGGCTACATACagaagagaagagaaaGGATCTCGCCGAGCGATCCTTGGGAAAGACTTAGCTATCTTACAGCCATGTATCAAACTTGACGATTGGTTAAAACATAAATTTTGGCTTGCCTGTTCTGAACCTAAAGTATCGACGCATGGTAAGACAGTTCCAGTCTGTTCAAACAGTTCTCAGGATACAGCTTCTATATCCCCCGGGTCGTCTATTGATAGTGGTACAGAATCATCCGGTTCAGCAGGAACCATTCAACTTTTACATGAGGTTCACAGTTCCTACTCAGATGTGTATTTGCAACCAGTAgtaagaaaatatattcttgataTCATTGTTCACATCAGAATGCATCGATTAAGTTATAGAGCAAAAGGTGGAGGGGCCCATATGGATTCATTGAAAGACGTTATACAGTTATCCAAATTAATCAGCATTAACGGAggaaagaaatatataattccTCGGTATATAAAACAAGCAGCAGCATGGTATTTTCCAATGCATTTAAATCTCATCAACAAGCCCGAGAGGGACAATAGTATTTTATATGGGAGTAAGATCAGATTAGTGAATGAACTGTTGGATAAGATAATAAAAGTAAAATCGTACGAAGTAGAAGAATTGGAGAATCCACTATTTTTGGAATCTCTTGTGGTACAAGATGTCTTAAAGAAGGTGATACCTCCTGTATAA
- the DPC13 gene encoding Dpc13p (similar to Saccharomyces cerevisiae YGL041W-A; ancestral locus Anc_4.68), producing the protein MNVSKALRVSRILKPSIIHRQIPRRAYAKSWDKLQEQSNDKVDAHIKVNTLLNDITSKPNLAAKLETIQNIMIKRNLVSTEDTSKPKVWQMIKILTNKELRSAMEDFKKELAKSNVQLGPEQLKSLMVVLGMEKGSK; encoded by the coding sequence ATGAATGTCTCTAAAGCGTTAAGAGTAAGCAGAATATTGAAACCATCAATAATACACCGACAAATACCAAGGAGAGCATATGCAAAATCATGGGATAAATTACAAGAGCAAAGTAATGACAAAGTAGATGCTCATATAAAAGTAAACACTTTACTTAATGATATAACTTCAAAACCAAATTTGGCAGCAAAATTAGAAACAATACAGAATATAATGATCAAACGAAATTTAGTAAGTACTGAAGATACCTCTAAACCAAAAGTGTGGCAAATGATCAAAATATTGACAAATAAAGAGCTGAGGAGTGCGATGGAAGATTTCAAAAAGGAATTAGCGAAGAGTAATGTTCAATTAGGTCCTGAACAATTAAAGTCTTTAATGGTCGTCTTAGGGATGGAAAAAGGCAGTAAATAA
- the DST1 gene encoding transcription elongation factor DST1 (similar to Saccharomyces cerevisiae DST1 (YGL043W); ancestral locus Anc_4.67), which translates to MKPMEAKEVAVLVKNLEKSKHNDSTVLEILLKLNREVVPTEKLLRETKVGVEVNKFKKSSNEQIAKVVKKMISSWKDTINKNKKLRLQQQKEAEAAKLNSNQNGSNTTTQVPDSNLSSPQKQNRYVSTKPRNSKNDGVNTTIYGVKLRDSVIRALYDALAKGSEHPPNSILHTVKSIESEMFKLNNCTENEKAYKEKYRIIYSNIISKNNADLKNKIANNDISPEYLVTCDPKELAPEHLKQKLEEIKKQNLFNAQGATIERSVTDRFTCGKCKEKKVSYYQLQTRSADEPLTTFCTCEACGNRWKFS; encoded by the coding sequence atgaagcCGATGGAAGCCAAAGAAGTCGCAGTCCTGGTGAAAAATCTGGAGAAGTCGAAACACAATGACAGTACAGTACTGGAAATTTTGCTAAAATTGAATCGAGAGGTTGTTCCTACGGAAAAACTTTTAAGAGAAACGAAAGTTGGTGTGGAGGTtaacaaattcaagaaatctAGCAATGAACAAATTGCGAAAGTTGTGAAAAAGATGATTTCATCTTGGAAAGATACCattaataagaataagaaattaAGGCTACAACAGCAAAAGGAAGCTGAAGCAGCAAAATTGAACTCGAATCAAAACGGGTCCAATACAACTACTCAAGTTCCGGAttctaatttatcatctCCACAGAAACAAAATAGATACGTATCAACGAAACCTAGAAATAGTAAAAATGATGGTGTCAATACTACGATATACGGAGTCAAGTTACGTGATTCAGTGATAAGAGCGTTATATGATGCATTAGCTAAGGGAAGTGAGCATCCACCAAATTCTATTCTACATACAGTGAAATCTATTGAATCAGAAATgtttaaattaaataattgtacggaaaatgaaaaagcttataaagaaaaatatagaatCATTTACTCTAACATTATTTCGAAGAACAACgctgatttgaaaaataaaatcgCAAATAATGACATATCGCCCGAATACCTAGTTACATGTGATCCAAAGGAACTAGCTCCTGAACATTTGAAGCaaaaattagaagagatcaagaaacaaaatttatttaacgCTCAAGGTGCTACTATTGAAAGATCTGTCACGGATAGATTCACTTGTGGTAAATGTAAAGAGAAGAAGGTAtcatattatcaattgCAAACAAGGTCCGCTGATGAACCGTTAACTACATTCTGTACATGTGAAGCATGTGGGAATAGATGGAAGTTCTCTTAA
- the RNA15 gene encoding Rna15p (similar to Saccharomyces cerevisiae RNA15 (YGL044C); ancestral locus Anc_4.66) produces the protein MNNFNPNMNMNMNMNRNNMMPMPMMHSNPDGNVGGSSGSQHYNQPSRIVYLGSIPYDQTEEQILDLCNNVGPVVNLKMMFDQQTGRSKGYAFIEFKDLETSASAIRNLNGYQLGSRFLRCGYSSNNDISSTGISSNDQSMGNVDDGSNVLFSDLPSGIDVNINMTTPAMMISSELSKKSKEDQLNLLQKLKEWTSENKDLAVELFNEYPQLSFVIAEILLTNGICKVDDLAQLVAAQNDSNENEQSNNNNSTSNAFAQKSNDLLSNDPELLETQKELLRKVLQLSDGEIAILPENERMSMWDIKQRALKGEFGNI, from the coding sequence ATGAACAATTTCAATCCAAATATGAAcatgaatatgaatatgaacAGGAACAATATGATGCCCATGCCCATGATGCATAGCAATCCAGACGGAAATGTAGGGGGTAGTAGTGGGAGCCAGCATTATAATCAGCCTTCGAGAATCGTATACCTAGGTTCTATTCCATATGATCAAACTGAAGAACAAATATTAGATCTTTGTAATAATGTGGGGCCCGTCGTtaatttaaagatgatgtTTGATCAACAAACTGGGAGATCTAAAGGATATGcctttattgaatttaaagatttagaaaCGAGTGCATCAGCCATTAGGAACTTAAACGGGTATCAGTTAGGTTCTAGATTTTTACGATGTGGTTATTCAagtaataatgatatttccTCTACGGGGATATCTTCGAATGATCAATCAATGGGGAACGTAGATGATGGATCTAACGTTTTGTTTTCAGATTTACCGTCAGGAATAGATGTTAATATCAATATGACTACACCGGCTATGATGATATCAAGTGAACTATCTAAAAAATCTAAAGAAGATCAATTAAACTTACTACAGAAACTTAAAGAATGGACGtcagaaaataaagatttaGCTGTTGAATTGTTTAACGAATACCCTCAATTATCATTCGTCATTGcagaaatattattgacAAATGGTATATGTAAAGTAGATGATTTAGCGCAATTAGTAGCAGCTCAGAACGATTCCAACGAAAATGAAcaatctaataataacaatagtaCAAGTAACGCATTTGCCCAAAAGTCTAACGATTTATTGTCCAATGACCCAGAGCTATTGGAGACTCAAAAGGAACTTCTAAGAAAAGTCCTACAATTATCTGATGGTGAAATAGCCATTCTTCCGGAGAATGAACGGATGTCTATGTGGGATATCAAACAACGTGCACTTAAAGGTGAATTCGGTAATATATAG
- the NDAI0D02810 gene encoding uncharacterized protein: MRIELIPREDTDKLTNIPFWSKTLDLIIQCQTLFFWLGGIFFFLGLFFIILQYHSEISNFIKGTMLRLRRLFYFQKLKIKLRKWSVKKKVSIIDLECQDLDPAKYSHFTINRCELSTRKVSIDMDKKIPIDRFVEMSTKDDRIPINECCIICLERVKVVPSTNDLEKQQNGTEQTTDMIPSKVVKLPCEHYFHKCCIKDWFSTIRKGMKSSTHSFAIGPTYFCPLCRLDLHRCQQICDSFSISMKNLTVLPK, translated from the coding sequence ATGAGAATTGAACTTATCCCAAGGGAAGATACTGATAAATTAACGAACATACCGTTTTGGTCCAAGACTCTCGATCTTATCATTCAGTGTCaaacattatttttttggttaGGTGggattttcttttttcttggattattttttattattctaCAATATCATTCTGAAATCAgcaatttcattaaaggTACAATGTTACGTCTTAGAAGGCTGttttatttccaaaaattgaaaataaagttaaGGAAATGGTCtgtcaaaaaaaaagttaGTATCATAGACTTGGAATGTCAAGATTTAGATCCAGCTAAATATAGTCATTTCACAATTAATCGTTGTGAACTAAGTACTAGAAAGGTCTCGATTGATATGGATAAGAAAATTCCAATCGATAGGTTCGTCGAAATGTCAACGAAAGATGACAGAATTCCAATTAATGAATGTTGTATAATTTGTTTGGAAAGGGTGAAAGTTGTTCCTAGTACaaatgatttagaaaaaCAACAGAACGGAACAGAACAAACTACAGATATGATACCCTCCAAAGTTGTAAAACTACCTTGCGAACATTATTTCCATAAATGTTGTATAAAAGATTGGTTTTCTACAATAAGGAAGGGAATGAAGTCATCCACTCATTCGTTTGCTATTGGCCCAACATATTTTTGCCCTCTCTGTAGGTTAGATTTACACAGATGTCAACAAATTTGTGATTcgttttcaatttcaatgaaaaatctaaCTGTACTACCAAAATAG
- the MTR3 gene encoding exosome non-catalytic core subunit MTR3 (similar to Saccharomyces cerevisiae MTR3 (YGR158C); ancestral locus Anc_4.63), whose translation MNVQDRRRLLGPGNAKPIAFASSLEPETEPLKAEEVAKKDGIPSLSIKSDIIENCNGSTLIESDEFSIVTSVYGPKSIRGSFTSQGTISIQLKNGIVEKYQTNELKEVASWLVGIFNSVVNLEKYPKSGIDIFVNLVIDKTNDISKLIPFIVMSTCLALVDSGIEMIDLTTAAEIDGNVISFTKGGEEIVGFWKDNGDAVFNDEDFTSILGRCKEQYINYKSLMVNYLLQGKKK comes from the coding sequence ATGAACGTGCAAGATAGAAGAAGATTACTAGGTCCAGGAAATGCGAAACCAATTGCATTCGCAAGTAGTCTTGAACCAGAAACAGAACCGTTAAAAGCAGAAGAAGTAGCCAAAAAGGATGGAATACCATCGCTGTCAATCAAATCCGACATAATAGAAAATTGTAACGGCTCCACATTAATAGAATCGGATGAATTTTCTATTGTAACATCTGTATATGGACCGAAGTCTATCCGTGGGTCATTTACATCTCAAGGAACAATTTCtattcaattaaaaaatggTATAGTGGAGAAATATCAAACAAACGAATTGAAGGAAGTAGCTTCATGGCTAGTTGGGATATTTAATTCTGTGGTGAATCTAGAAAAGTATCCAAAATCAGGTATAGATATATTTGTTAATTTAGTTATCGATAAGACTAATGACATTAGTAAATTAATTCCTTTCATTGTTATGTCTACCTGTCTAGCATTGGTTGATAGTGGAATTGAAATGATTGATTTAACTACAGCTGCAGAAATTGATGGGAATGTTATCTCATTTACTAAGGGTGGTGAAGAAATAGTTGGATTCTGGAAAGACAACGGTGATGCCGTTttcaatgatgaagattttaCAAGTATTCTAGGACGTTGTAAGGAACAGTACATAAATTATAAGAGTTTAATGGTCAACTATCTTTTACAaggaaagaagaagtag